The Cetobacterium somerae ATCC BAA-474 genome includes a region encoding these proteins:
- a CDS encoding cold-shock protein, producing MTKGTVKWFNKEKGFGFVTCEEGKDYFVHFSGIIGDGFRFLEEGQNVSFRVESGDKGPLAKEVQAN from the coding sequence ATGACAAAAGGTACTGTAAAATGGTTTAACAAAGAGAAAGGATTTGGATTTGTAACTTGTGAGGAAGGAAAAGATTACTTTGTACACTTTTCTGGAATTATAGGAGATGGATTCAGATTTTTAGAAGAGGGGCAAAATGTATCTTTCAGAGTTGAAAGTGGAGATAAAGGGCCTTTAGCAAAAGAAGTTCAAGCAAACTAA